The following nucleotide sequence is from Mytilus trossulus isolate FHL-02 chromosome 9, PNRI_Mtr1.1.1.hap1, whole genome shotgun sequence.
TTGAAGCCTTTTCTTTCATGACATGCCAAATCGTTTAATTTGTCATCGCATTCGACGATGTTATCAATCGAGTTGAAGACTAGTTTACAGTTCAGAGGCGAATGAACATCGGAAAAAAAGAGCAGAAAAATCTATTCTGCCTCAGTGCATACTAGTATAACCATAAGCCACAGTaatgtatatcatttatttCGAAAACCATGAAATAACAAGTTCTACATATGTGTGCTGTGATGTTGGTAAAAAgctacaaaaaacaaaaacaaaaccttaGCTAACTCATCATACTCATGActacaaaaatcataaaactaaCAGTTCAAATCTATGTatcaaaatgaattttcaatcaaatcattcaaaaattatAGCACCAAATGGCTTTCCATACTTTTGTAAAAACAGTGACAAAATTAACAATCCTCATATTTCACTTTTGGCTGATATacacatatacaaaatttatcttGATGTGGAAACATATTAACTTTCATCATACAATCATTAAAAACTATGAATTATAAACTTACATTGTGAGTTGGCGTAGTTTACGATACTTTTAAATGCCTGTGACCACGTTCATGCTTTCAATTTAGGAAACAAAAAAGTAAGGGGACAGTAACGAACTTCAAAGTACAAAAATCTAGCAATAAAAAATAGTCCGGGAAAACTTATGAAAATTCGATAGAATTTctgttaaacaataaaaaaatcaacactggTAACAGTACACTCCCCGTCTATTATCATTCCCATGATaatattttacaacaaatttatgtaaatataccAAATGTAAAACTAAGTCACAATTTTGACTATTACGAAAAATCAATGCTATCGAAGAACATTCCTTCAGCATAAAAAACATACTAACAATACAAACAACAGTTCACTTAaaccttttataaattgttcaaTATTGTCAATATTCACAATCAGTCTACCAATAAAACCATCTCACTAATCGGTCTAGTATACGTAACAGCTTTTCCTTCCTTGTAAATGCGGAGGCGAGCCTTGCGTACTTTTCCATCATCGCTTTTGAAAACTTCCTCCACAATGCCTAGTGGCCACTCTCCTCGGTAAATAGATTTGTCTCTCATAAGAATTACATCACCAACTTTGATATCGTCTTTGTCAACGTGCCATTTACGTCTCTGTTGCAAACATCGTAAATAATCTGACCTCCAATGCTTCCAGAATATATCTGATAGAACTTGCACATGTTTCCATTGTGCACGATACATATCCTTGAGATTGTATGTGCCCGTTATCACAGGTAAGTAGTCTTGTTTTCCAGTTAAGAGCATTGATGGACTTAGAATCAAAGGCATTTCCGGATCTGATGATATCTGTGCAATGGGTCTTGCGTTAATAATAGCGGTCACTTCAGCTAAGAATGTTGTTAAACTTTCATGAGTCAAACTTTTACTACTAGAAGTTAAGATAACAGCGTCTAATATTCTTCGTGTGACACCTATCATCCTTTCCCACACTCCTCCCATGT
It contains:
- the LOC134683576 gene encoding uncharacterized protein LOC134683576 — translated: MGGVWERMIGVTRRILDAVILTSSSKSLTHESLTTFLAEVTAIINARPIAQISSDPEMPLILSPSMLLTGKQDYLPVITGTYNLKDMYRAQWKHVQVLSDIFWKHWRSDYLRCLQQRRKWHVDKDDIKVGDVILMRDKSIYRGEWPLGIVEEVFKSDDGKVRKARLRIYKEGKAVTYTRPISEMVLLVD